One Roseomonas sp. OT10 DNA window includes the following coding sequences:
- a CDS encoding IclR family transcriptional regulator: protein MNPSYRHRQEGTGSLRRALHLLQELGTADEAGLRLTELVGRTGLEPSTVHRLLACLVEEGFLQKSAGKRYMLGAQLFELGLVAGARMDRFAPAEEPLRRLAARVGAVAALNRRSARETIYLKRVQCAAPRLAVGGTVGMRLPIGIGAGGVALLASMGEDEAEELLRANDGRYRRYDRHAPDLLRRRLSRAREDGFAVTESFRHPGVNALGLVIPVSAGVPELSLGLAGPDVDPRRPESLVREMRRTAQEIAAACQL, encoded by the coding sequence ATGAACCCATCGTACCGGCATCGCCAGGAAGGGACGGGAAGCCTCCGTCGCGCGCTCCACCTCCTGCAGGAACTCGGCACCGCGGACGAGGCGGGGCTGCGGCTGACCGAGCTTGTCGGCCGCACGGGGCTGGAGCCCTCCACCGTCCATCGCCTGCTCGCCTGCCTGGTCGAGGAGGGCTTCCTGCAGAAGTCGGCCGGCAAGCGCTACATGCTGGGGGCCCAGCTCTTCGAGCTCGGCCTTGTGGCCGGCGCCCGCATGGACCGCTTCGCCCCGGCCGAGGAGCCCCTGCGCCGGCTCGCCGCGCGCGTCGGCGCCGTCGCCGCCCTGAACCGCCGCAGCGCCCGGGAGACCATCTACCTCAAGCGGGTGCAGTGCGCGGCGCCACGCCTGGCCGTCGGCGGCACGGTCGGGATGCGCCTGCCCATCGGCATCGGCGCGGGCGGCGTCGCCCTGCTCGCCAGCATGGGCGAGGACGAGGCGGAGGAACTCCTGCGCGCGAATGACGGCCGCTACCGCCGCTATGACCGCCACGCGCCGGACCTGCTGCGCCGCCGGCTGAGCCGGGCCCGGGAGGATGGCTTCGCCGTGACCGAGAGCTTCCGCCACCCCGGGGTGAACGCGCTCGGCCTGGTGATTCCCGTGTCGGCCGGCGTCCCGGAGCTGTCGCTGGGCCTGGCCGGGCCGGATGTCGATCCCCGCCGGCCGGAGTCCCTGGTGCGCGAGATGCGGCGTACCGCCCAGGAGATCGCGGCCGCCTGCCAGCTCTGA
- a CDS encoding hydroxymethylglutaryl-CoA lyase, which yields MAGAERVTISDVAPRDGLQSIGPFVPTRTKVALVQALYAAGVRRMEIGSFVSPKAVPQMADTAEVLAEAKRLPGLECTTLVPNRRGFDDAIRHGADRLGLFMSVTESHNQANLNRSRAASFEDLAAIVRDARAAGVALRFNLSCVFHCPFEGVVPEAEALDWIERAVALDPEMEIALADTTGNAAPDQVARLFHRVRAGWGERFAFHGHDTYGMGVANAAAAFEAGCRVFDSAAGGLGGCPFAPGATGNVATEDLAWLFRRLGVETGLDWNRLLAAADLAAAVPGGQPGGRLRGVPAARRIAA from the coding sequence ATGGCCGGGGCAGAGCGTGTCACCATCAGCGACGTCGCCCCCCGCGACGGGCTGCAGTCCATCGGGCCCTTCGTGCCGACGCGGACCAAGGTCGCGCTGGTCCAGGCGCTGTACGCGGCGGGGGTGCGGCGGATGGAGATCGGCTCCTTCGTCTCGCCGAAGGCCGTGCCGCAGATGGCCGACACGGCGGAGGTGCTGGCCGAGGCGAAGCGCCTCCCCGGGCTGGAATGCACCACCCTCGTCCCCAACCGGCGCGGCTTCGACGACGCGATCCGCCATGGCGCCGACCGGCTCGGCCTCTTCATGTCCGTCACCGAGAGCCACAACCAGGCCAACCTGAACCGCTCGCGCGCGGCGAGCTTCGAGGACCTCGCCGCCATCGTGCGCGATGCCCGCGCGGCCGGGGTGGCGCTGCGCTTCAACCTCTCCTGCGTCTTCCACTGCCCCTTCGAGGGCGTGGTGCCGGAGGCGGAGGCGCTGGACTGGATCGAGCGCGCCGTGGCGCTGGACCCGGAGATGGAGATCGCGCTCGCCGACACCACCGGCAACGCCGCCCCCGACCAGGTGGCGCGGCTGTTCCACCGGGTCCGCGCCGGCTGGGGCGAGCGCTTCGCCTTCCACGGCCATGACACCTACGGCATGGGCGTGGCCAATGCGGCCGCCGCCTTCGAGGCGGGCTGCCGCGTCTTCGACAGCGCCGCCGGCGGGCTGGGCGGCTGCCCCTTCGCCCCCGGCGCCACCGGCAACGTGGCCACCGAGGACCTCGCCTGGCTGTTCCGCCGCCTGGGCGTGGAGACGGGGCTGGACTGGAACCGCCTCCTCGCCGCCGCCGACCTCGCCGCCGCCGTGCCGGGCGGCCAGCCGGGCGGGCGGCTGCGCGGCGTGCCGGCGGCGCGGCGGATCGCGGCGTAG
- a CDS encoding MBL fold metallo-hydrolase has protein sequence MTSDASGLRGAVVPVTPFHQNCLILWDEATKRGAVIDPGEAAPVLAALEQLGVTAEKVVLTHGHLDHASGAAELAERLGIPVEGPHEADRFLLDGLPEAAAKYGFPARAVTPDRWLSEGDTVEIAGRPFAVLHVPGHTPGHLVFFDAAQRLALVGDVLFRGSVGRSDFPYGDGPGLIEGIRGKLFPLGDDVQFHCGHGPGGTLGEERRTNPYAGEAAR, from the coding sequence ATGACGTCGGATGCCAGCGGCCTGCGAGGGGCAGTCGTGCCCGTCACCCCCTTCCACCAGAACTGCCTGATCCTCTGGGACGAGGCGACGAAGCGCGGCGCCGTCATCGATCCCGGCGAGGCGGCCCCCGTCCTGGCCGCGCTGGAGCAGCTGGGCGTGACGGCGGAGAAGGTGGTGCTGACCCATGGCCACCTGGACCACGCCTCGGGCGCGGCCGAGCTGGCGGAGCGGCTCGGCATCCCGGTCGAGGGGCCGCACGAGGCGGACCGCTTCCTGCTCGACGGCCTGCCGGAGGCGGCGGCGAAGTACGGCTTTCCCGCCCGGGCGGTCACGCCGGACCGCTGGCTGTCCGAGGGCGACACGGTGGAGATCGCGGGCCGGCCCTTCGCGGTGCTGCACGTCCCCGGCCATACCCCCGGCCACCTGGTCTTCTTCGACGCGGCCCAGCGCCTGGCGCTGGTGGGCGACGTGCTGTTCCGCGGCTCCGTCGGCCGCAGCGACTTCCCCTATGGCGACGGCCCCGGCCTGATCGAGGGCATCCGCGGCAAGCTCTTCCCGCTGGGCGACGACGTGCAGTTCCACTGCGGCCACGGCCCCGGCGGCACGCTGGGCGAGGAGCGCCGGACCAACCCCTATGCCGGCGAGGCGGCACGCTAG
- a CDS encoding YncE family protein, with protein sequence MLNRRTTLAGAAAAMASATTARAQGDAPALLVMEKNAGTLGFLDPESGRRLGEVALAEYPHEFVVDPQSRLAFVGHYGVETSAATAEGGHAVLVVDLRERKIAHRIDIAPFNRPHGMAIDARGRLSVLSEGRNTLLTFDEPAEARQPSIAVAAGGIKTHLFALTRDGERAYVTGLLSNTASLVRPRDAAIAPVTVTTGRMPEGLCLSPDERTLYVANRRSGTVAAIAADSMRVTETRPVSGDPLRLYALPDGRLLLADLERARMVLLGPRLEEIAAIPLDAKPSAASLHPSRPLAFVSLANDRIALLDLETHRIEGHFATRAGADVTRLVTPG encoded by the coding sequence ATGCTGAACCGACGGACCACCCTGGCCGGCGCGGCGGCCGCCATGGCCTCCGCGACCACTGCCCGGGCGCAGGGCGACGCCCCGGCGCTGCTGGTGATGGAGAAGAACGCCGGCACGCTGGGCTTCCTGGATCCTGAATCCGGCCGTCGCCTCGGCGAGGTGGCGCTGGCCGAGTACCCGCACGAGTTCGTGGTCGATCCGCAGTCCCGCCTCGCCTTCGTCGGGCACTACGGGGTGGAGACCTCCGCCGCCACCGCCGAGGGCGGGCATGCCGTGCTGGTCGTGGATCTGCGCGAACGCAAAATCGCGCACCGCATCGACATCGCGCCCTTCAACCGGCCGCACGGCATGGCGATCGACGCGCGCGGGCGGCTCTCCGTGCTCAGCGAGGGGCGCAATACCCTGCTGACCTTCGACGAGCCGGCGGAGGCGCGGCAGCCCTCCATCGCCGTCGCCGCGGGCGGCATCAAGACGCATCTCTTCGCGCTGACGCGCGACGGGGAGCGCGCCTACGTCACCGGCCTGCTCTCCAACACCGCGAGCCTCGTCCGGCCCCGTGACGCCGCCATCGCGCCGGTCACGGTCACCACCGGGCGCATGCCGGAGGGGCTGTGCCTGAGCCCGGACGAGCGGACGCTCTACGTGGCCAACCGGCGCAGCGGCACGGTGGCCGCCATCGCGGCGGACAGCATGCGCGTCACCGAGACCAGGCCGGTGAGCGGCGACCCGCTGCGCCTCTATGCCCTGCCGGACGGGCGGCTGTTGCTGGCCGACCTGGAACGCGCCCGCATGGTGCTGCTGGGCCCGCGGCTGGAGGAGATCGCCGCCATCCCGCTGGACGCCAAGCCCAGCGCGGCCTCGCTGCACCCGTCGCGGCCCCTGGCCTTCGTCTCCCTGGCCAATGACCGCATCGCCCTGCTGGACCTGGAAACCCACCGGATCGAGGGACACTTCGCGACCCGGGCCGGGGCGGACGTCACACGCCTGGTGACGCCAGGATAG
- the pcaF gene encoding 3-oxoadipyl-CoA thiolase — MADAYICDFVRTPIGRYAGALKDVRPDDLLAHTFRALVERNTGVDWAAVDDCYVGCANQAGEDNRDVARMAVLLAGLPVVVPGSTLNRLCGSGLDAVGTAARMIRSGDAELVIAGGVESMTRAPFVMGKAATAFSRDAKVEDTTIGWRFVNPMMKKTYGTDSMPETGENVAEQFGISREDQDVFAYRSQQKAKAAQEAGFFAREIVPVTIPGRKGDTVVELDEHPRPETTLEGLAKLKTPFRNPGTVTAGNASGVNDGAAALIIASEAAARKYGLTPRARVVSMATAGVEPRIMGFGPAPATKKLLARTGLSIGEIDVIELNEAFASQALAVTRDLGLPDDAPQVNPHGGAIALGHPLGASGARIALTSVNALETLGGKRAIATMCIGVGQGIAALIERV; from the coding sequence ATGGCTGACGCTTACATCTGCGACTTCGTCCGCACCCCGATCGGCCGCTATGCCGGCGCGCTGAAGGATGTGCGCCCGGACGACCTGCTGGCCCATACCTTCCGCGCCCTGGTGGAGCGCAACACGGGCGTGGACTGGGCGGCGGTGGACGACTGCTATGTCGGCTGCGCCAACCAGGCGGGCGAGGACAACCGCGACGTGGCCCGCATGGCGGTGCTGCTCGCCGGCCTGCCCGTGGTGGTGCCGGGATCGACGCTGAACCGGCTCTGCGGCTCGGGCCTCGATGCCGTGGGCACGGCGGCGCGCATGATCCGCTCCGGCGACGCGGAGCTGGTGATCGCCGGCGGCGTGGAGAGCATGACCCGCGCGCCCTTCGTCATGGGCAAGGCGGCAACGGCCTTCTCGCGCGACGCGAAGGTCGAGGACACCACCATCGGCTGGCGCTTCGTCAACCCGATGATGAAGAAGACCTACGGCACGGATTCCATGCCCGAGACGGGCGAGAACGTGGCGGAGCAGTTCGGCATCTCGCGCGAGGACCAGGACGTCTTCGCCTACCGCTCGCAGCAGAAGGCCAAGGCGGCGCAGGAGGCGGGCTTCTTCGCCCGTGAGATCGTCCCCGTCACCATCCCCGGCCGCAAGGGCGACACGGTGGTGGAGCTGGACGAGCACCCGCGCCCCGAGACGACGCTGGAGGGCCTGGCCAAGCTCAAGACCCCCTTCCGCAACCCCGGCACGGTCACGGCGGGCAATGCCTCGGGCGTGAACGACGGTGCCGCGGCGCTGATCATCGCCAGCGAGGCGGCGGCCCGGAAATACGGCCTCACCCCGCGCGCCCGGGTGGTGAGCATGGCCACCGCCGGCGTCGAGCCGCGCATCATGGGCTTCGGCCCGGCGCCCGCGACCAAGAAGCTGCTGGCCCGCACCGGGCTGTCGATCGGCGAGATCGACGTGATCGAGCTGAACGAGGCCTTCGCCAGCCAGGCGCTGGCGGTGACGCGCGACCTCGGCCTGCCCGACGACGCGCCGCAGGTGAACCCGCATGGCGGCGCCATCGCGCTGGGACACCCGCTGGGCGCCTCCGGGGCGCGCATCGCCCTGACCTCGGTGAACGCCCTGGAAACGCTGGGCGGCAAGCGTGCCATCGCCACCATGTGCATCGGCGTCGGCCAGGGCATCGCGGCGCTGATCGAACGGGTCTGA
- a CDS encoding 3-oxoacid CoA-transferase subunit B produces the protein MSETLGFKPLSRPQMAARVARDIPEGWYVNLGIGVPTLVADQIPAEREVIIHSENGLLGMGPAPEEGKADPWLINAGKQQVTLRPGGSFFHHADSFSMIRGGHLDLCVLGAFEVAQNGDIANWATSANDSAPAVGGAMDLSVGAKRLWVVMEHTTKDGRPRLVEECSYPLTAGRAVTRVYTNLAVIDITEQGFVVREMVPGLDFETLQARTGATLHKAG, from the coding sequence ATGTCCGAGACCCTGGGCTTCAAGCCGCTGAGCCGGCCGCAGATGGCGGCGCGCGTGGCGCGGGACATCCCCGAGGGCTGGTACGTGAACCTGGGCATCGGCGTGCCGACCCTGGTGGCCGACCAGATCCCCGCCGAACGCGAGGTGATCATCCATTCCGAGAACGGGCTTCTGGGCATGGGCCCGGCGCCGGAGGAGGGCAAGGCCGATCCCTGGCTGATCAACGCGGGCAAGCAGCAGGTGACGCTGCGCCCGGGCGGCAGCTTCTTCCACCATGCCGACAGCTTCTCGATGATCCGCGGCGGGCACCTGGACCTCTGCGTGCTCGGCGCCTTCGAGGTGGCGCAGAACGGCGACATCGCCAACTGGGCGACCTCGGCCAACGACAGCGCCCCCGCCGTGGGCGGGGCCATGGACCTCTCGGTGGGCGCCAAGCGCCTCTGGGTGGTGATGGAGCACACCACCAAGGACGGGCGGCCCCGCCTGGTGGAGGAATGCTCCTATCCGCTGACCGCCGGGCGCGCGGTGACGCGGGTCTACACCAACCTCGCGGTGATCGACATCACGGAGCAGGGCTTCGTGGTGCGCGAGATGGTGCCAGGGCTGGATTTCGAGACGCTGCAGGCCAGGACCGGCGCGACGCTGCACAAGGCAGGCTGA
- a CDS encoding 3-oxoacid CoA-transferase subunit A, translating into MIDKFVRSVAEALDGIQDGATVLVGGFGSVGQPNALIEGLAEQGAKDLTVVANNAGTGHTGLARLMELGRVRKIICSFPRSAGSVVFEELYKAGRIELEIVPQGTLAERMRAAGAGVPAFFTPTGAGTLLAQGKEVREYGGRPCILEEALPGDVALVEAWRADRWGNLTYRESGRNFNPVMAAAGRRTIVQTQHVCEAVDGIDPEVVVTPGIFVDRVVHVPYGDPQG; encoded by the coding sequence ATGATCGATAAATTCGTCCGCTCGGTGGCCGAGGCGCTGGACGGGATCCAGGACGGTGCCACCGTGCTGGTCGGCGGCTTCGGGTCCGTGGGGCAGCCCAACGCGCTGATCGAGGGGCTGGCCGAGCAGGGCGCGAAGGACCTCACCGTCGTCGCCAACAACGCCGGCACGGGACACACGGGCTTGGCCCGGCTGATGGAGCTGGGACGGGTGCGCAAGATCATCTGCTCCTTCCCGCGCTCGGCCGGCTCGGTGGTCTTCGAGGAGCTGTACAAGGCCGGGAGGATCGAGCTGGAGATCGTGCCGCAGGGCACGCTGGCGGAGCGGATGCGCGCGGCGGGCGCGGGCGTCCCCGCCTTCTTCACCCCCACGGGCGCCGGCACGCTGCTGGCCCAGGGCAAGGAGGTGCGGGAGTATGGCGGCCGCCCCTGCATCCTGGAGGAGGCGCTGCCCGGCGACGTGGCGCTGGTGGAGGCCTGGCGGGCGGACCGCTGGGGCAACCTGACCTACCGGGAATCCGGGCGGAACTTCAACCCGGTGATGGCCGCCGCCGGGCGGCGCACCATCGTGCAGACCCAGCATGTCTGCGAGGCCGTGGACGGCATCGACCCGGAGGTCGTGGTCACGCCCGGCATCTTCGTCGACCGCGTGGTGCACGTCCCCTACGGCGACCCGCAGGGTTGA
- a CDS encoding rhamnan synthesis F family protein, which yields MIDTPADVKASIAVFVHAHYPDIWREMSKVLARRLTLPFHLVVTTSAPVEEIVLPQTPALLSARVLPVENRGRDILPFLRALEVLPDFTFGLKLHTKKSPQREDGAQWRAALLDSLLPGQGGGRAIIERLRADRRIGFVTPAAFCLSVKPWILVNAEGMDRVLTTLGGEMTEDDLEDAYFAAGSMFWFRHEALAGLVDERVTALFEAEAGQLDGTTAHAMERLFPVVARRRGYVSLAMPALLASRPTMTLPELQALARRHADVPSTYFPAPYVPALPPRRSPLRGLLSRAGGRHLRAIGHRILRPWAHR from the coding sequence ATGATTGATACGCCGGCCGATGTGAAGGCATCGATCGCGGTGTTCGTCCATGCCCACTACCCGGACATCTGGCGGGAGATGAGCAAGGTGCTGGCCCGGCGCCTCACCCTGCCTTTCCATCTGGTCGTCACGACCTCCGCCCCGGTGGAGGAGATCGTTCTGCCGCAGACCCCCGCCCTGCTCTCGGCGCGGGTGCTGCCGGTCGAGAACCGGGGTCGGGACATCCTGCCCTTCCTGCGGGCCCTGGAGGTGCTGCCGGACTTCACCTTCGGCCTGAAGCTGCACACCAAGAAGTCGCCGCAGCGCGAGGACGGGGCGCAGTGGCGCGCCGCGCTGCTCGACTCCCTGCTGCCGGGCCAGGGTGGCGGCCGGGCGATCATCGAGCGCCTGCGCGCCGACCGGCGCATCGGCTTCGTCACCCCGGCCGCCTTCTGCCTCAGCGTGAAGCCCTGGATCCTGGTCAATGCCGAGGGCATGGACCGTGTCCTCACCACCCTGGGCGGCGAGATGACGGAGGACGACCTGGAGGACGCCTATTTCGCCGCCGGCTCCATGTTCTGGTTCCGCCACGAAGCCCTGGCCGGGCTGGTGGACGAGCGGGTGACGGCGCTGTTCGAGGCGGAGGCCGGGCAGCTCGACGGCACCACCGCCCATGCGATGGAGCGGCTCTTCCCCGTGGTGGCGCGGCGCCGCGGCTACGTCTCGCTCGCCATGCCGGCGCTGCTGGCCTCGCGCCCGACCATGACCCTGCCGGAGCTGCAGGCCCTGGCCCGGCGCCACGCCGACGTGCCCAGCACCTACTTCCCCGCGCCCTACGTCCCTGCCCTGCCCCCGCGGCGCTCGCCCCTGCGCGGCCTGTTGTCCCGGGCGGGCGGGCGGCACCTGCGGGCGATCGGGCACCGCATCCTGCGCCCCTGGGCACATCGCTGA
- a CDS encoding YMGG-like glycine zipper-containing protein: MMSIRTTRLALPLLAALSLGACEGMNDSQRRVGTGALGGAAIGGIAGSFSGNAGWGALIGAGAGAAGGYLWDQSQRAQDRAFEQGYRQGRQNRR; the protein is encoded by the coding sequence ATGATGAGCATCCGCACCACCCGCCTTGCCCTGCCGCTGCTGGCGGCCCTGTCGCTGGGGGCCTGCGAGGGCATGAACGACAGCCAGCGCCGGGTCGGCACGGGCGCCCTGGGGGGCGCCGCCATCGGCGGCATCGCCGGTTCCTTCAGCGGCAATGCCGGCTGGGGCGCGCTGATCGGGGCGGGGGCCGGCGCCGCCGGCGGCTACCTGTGGGACCAGTCGCAGCGCGCCCAGGACCGCGCCTTCGAGCAGGGCTACCGGCAGGGTCGCCAGAACCGCCGCTGA
- a CDS encoding Rap1a/Tai family immunity protein, translated as MQKIFGVAAAAALLGLSGAASAQTPVPTAATTAGELGAICLAETTGVPRLEAIAYCQGYLTAMGQYHAALHPAGGRQAPLFCLPNPPPTVAQSGVAFGQWMRQNPQYGSEAPLDGLLRWAQATYPCPAAAAPSRRGR; from the coding sequence ATGCAGAAGATCTTCGGGGTGGCCGCGGCGGCAGCCCTGCTCGGCCTGTCAGGGGCTGCCTCGGCCCAGACGCCGGTGCCCACCGCCGCGACCACGGCGGGGGAGCTTGGGGCCATCTGCCTGGCGGAGACGACGGGCGTGCCCCGGCTGGAGGCCATTGCCTATTGCCAGGGCTACCTGACGGCGATGGGCCAGTACCATGCGGCGCTGCACCCGGCGGGGGGGCGGCAGGCGCCGCTGTTCTGCCTGCCCAACCCGCCGCCGACGGTGGCGCAGTCGGGCGTCGCCTTCGGGCAGTGGATGCGACAGAACCCGCAATACGGCTCGGAAGCGCCGCTGGACGGGCTGCTGCGCTGGGCCCAGGCCACCTATCCCTGCCCCGCGGCGGCCGCGCCGTCGCGCCGTGGCCGTTGA